Proteins found in one Streptomyces sp. CB09001 genomic segment:
- the bldC gene encoding developmental transcriptional regulator BldC, protein MTARTPDAEPLLTPAEVATMFRVDPKTVTRWAKAGKLTSIRTLGGHRRYREAEVRALLAGIPQQRSEA, encoded by the coding sequence ATGACCGCTCGCACCCCTGATGCCGAGCCGCTGCTGACCCCGGCTGAGGTCGCCACCATGTTCCGCGTCGACCCGAAGACGGTCACGCGCTGGGCGAAGGCCGGCAAGCTCACGTCGATCCGCACGCTCGGCGGGCATCGCCGCTACCGCGAGGCCGAGGTCCGCGCTCTGCTCGCGGGCATTCCGCAGCAGCGCAGCGAGGCCTGA
- a CDS encoding DUF6274 family protein → MATSVRHETRALLRAHLSAASSYGHVTRHCPICHRLLRLALDSPAPQSPTGRQEGVEDGSAPTA, encoded by the coding sequence ATGGCGACATCGGTCAGGCACGAGACGCGGGCCCTGCTCCGCGCGCATCTGTCGGCCGCGTCGTCGTACGGTCACGTGACGCGCCACTGTCCGATCTGTCACCGGCTTCTGCGGCTCGCACTGGACTCGCCGGCGCCACAGTCTCCGACAGGCCGTCAAGAGGGCGTCGAGGACGGGAGCGCGCCCACGGCATGA
- the hrpA gene encoding ATP-dependent RNA helicase HrpA: MSTHPAPALGTLAPRLTELSLRDAHRLGRRLEGARKIRKPEARAAVLAEIETEVAKAEQRIGERRTRVPAVGYPEQLPVSQKKDEIAAAIRDHQVVIVAGETGSGKTTQIPKICVELGRGVRGMIGHTQPRRIAARTVAERVADELDTPLGETVGWKVRFTDQVNPESTFIKLMTDGILLAEIQTDRELRAYDTIIIDEAHERSLNIDFLMGYLAQLLPKRPDLKVVITSATIDPERFSRHFGDAPIVEVSGRTYPVEVRYRPLLEEDGDDADRDQITAITDAVEELMGEGKGDILVFLSGEREIRDTADALEKKRYKFTEVLPLYARLSHAEQHRVFQQHTGRRIVLATNVAETSLTVPGIKYVIDPGFARISRYSHRTKVQRLPIEPVSQASANQRKGRCGRTSDGICIRLYSEDDFTARPEFTDAEILRTNLASVILQMTAAGLGDIEKFPFIDPPDHRNIRDGVQLLQELGALDPAQKDVRKRLTDTGRKLAQLPVDPRLARMVLEADKNGCVREVMVIAAALSIQDPRERPAEKQAQADQQHARFKDETSDFLAFLNLWRYVREQQKERGSSSFRRMCKQEYLNFLRIREWQDIYTQLRTVARQMGIHLNDEEHAAPDDRVHVSLLAGLLSHVGMKDVKEGAKNEYVGARNAKFAIFPGSALFKKPPRFVMSAELVETSRLWARVNAKIEPEWVEPLAGHLLKRTYSEPHWEKDQAAVMAYEKVTLYGVPIVAQRKVNYGRIDPEISRELFIRNALVEGDWRTHHKFFADNRKLLTEVEELEHRARRRDILVDDETLYDFYDQRVPEHVVSGAHFDSWWKHKRHEQPDFLDFEREMLINERAGAVTKDDYPDSWRQGPLKFRVTYQFEPGADADGVTVHVPLQVLNQVTDEGFDWQIPGLREQVVTELIRSLPKPVRRNYVPAPNYAQAFLDRAVPLQEPLTVTMARELKRMVGVPFDAEDFDWAKVPDHLKITFRIVDERRRKLAEDKDLEALKLRLRPKARKALSQAAAATAERSGGESLERSGLTDWTIGTLTRVFETRRAGQPVKAYPALVDDGPKADTVSVRLFDTEAEQAQSMWRGTRRLILRNIPVNPGKFASEKLTNQQKLGLSANPHGSIQALFDDCAMAAADKLIADFGGPAWDEESYRKLYDKVRAEIVDTTVRTVGQVQQVLAAWQACERRLKAVRSPALLANLQDVRGQLDALVKPGFVTEAGIGRLPDLMRYLVAADRRLQQMPTGVQRDTSRMEKVHEMRDEYAWLLEQMPQGRPVPRQVLDVRWMIEELRVSYFAHALGTAYPVSDKRIVKAIDALAP, encoded by the coding sequence GGTCCGGCAAGACCACGCAGATCCCGAAGATCTGCGTCGAGCTGGGCCGTGGTGTCCGCGGCATGATCGGGCACACCCAGCCCCGCCGGATCGCCGCGCGCACCGTCGCGGAGCGGGTCGCGGACGAACTGGACACCCCGCTCGGGGAGACCGTCGGCTGGAAGGTGCGCTTCACCGACCAGGTGAACCCGGAGTCCACCTTCATCAAGCTGATGACGGACGGCATCCTGCTCGCCGAGATCCAGACCGACCGCGAACTGCGCGCCTACGACACGATCATCATCGACGAGGCCCACGAGCGGTCCCTCAACATCGACTTCCTGATGGGCTACCTCGCCCAGCTGCTGCCCAAGCGGCCGGACCTGAAGGTCGTCATCACCTCGGCGACCATCGACCCGGAGCGCTTCTCGCGCCACTTCGGCGACGCACCGATCGTCGAGGTCAGCGGGCGGACGTATCCCGTGGAGGTGCGCTACCGGCCGCTTCTCGAGGAGGACGGCGACGACGCCGACCGGGACCAGATCACGGCGATCACCGACGCGGTCGAGGAGCTGATGGGCGAGGGCAAGGGCGACATCCTCGTCTTCCTCTCCGGCGAGCGGGAGATCCGGGACACGGCGGACGCGCTGGAGAAGAAGAGATACAAGTTCACCGAAGTGCTGCCGCTGTACGCGCGGCTCTCGCACGCCGAGCAGCACCGTGTCTTCCAGCAGCACACCGGGCGCCGGATCGTCCTCGCGACCAACGTCGCCGAGACCTCCCTCACCGTGCCGGGCATCAAGTACGTCATCGACCCCGGCTTCGCCCGCATCTCCCGCTACAGCCACCGCACCAAGGTCCAGCGGCTGCCCATCGAGCCGGTCTCGCAGGCCAGCGCCAACCAGCGCAAGGGCCGCTGCGGCCGTACGTCCGACGGCATCTGCATCCGGCTGTACTCCGAGGACGACTTCACCGCGCGCCCGGAGTTCACGGACGCGGAGATCCTCCGCACCAACCTCGCCTCCGTCATCCTCCAGATGACCGCCGCCGGCCTCGGTGACATCGAGAAGTTCCCGTTCATCGACCCCCCGGACCACCGCAACATCCGCGACGGCGTGCAGCTGCTCCAGGAGCTGGGCGCGCTCGACCCGGCGCAGAAGGACGTACGCAAGCGGCTCACCGACACCGGCCGCAAGCTCGCCCAGCTGCCCGTCGACCCGCGGCTGGCCCGGATGGTGCTGGAGGCGGACAAGAACGGCTGTGTCCGCGAGGTCATGGTCATAGCCGCCGCGCTGTCCATCCAGGACCCGCGGGAGCGCCCCGCGGAGAAGCAGGCCCAGGCGGACCAGCAGCACGCCCGGTTCAAGGACGAGACCAGCGACTTCCTCGCCTTCCTGAACCTGTGGCGGTACGTGCGCGAGCAGCAGAAGGAGCGCGGCTCGTCGTCCTTCCGCCGGATGTGCAAGCAGGAGTACCTGAACTTCCTGCGCATCCGCGAGTGGCAGGACATCTACACGCAGCTGCGCACGGTCGCCAGACAGATGGGCATCCACCTCAACGACGAGGAGCACGCCGCACCCGACGACCGCGTACACGTGTCGCTGCTGGCCGGGCTGCTCTCCCATGTCGGCATGAAGGACGTCAAGGAGGGCGCGAAGAACGAGTACGTGGGCGCCCGGAACGCCAAGTTCGCGATCTTCCCCGGCTCGGCCCTGTTCAAGAAGCCGCCGCGGTTCGTGATGTCGGCGGAGCTGGTGGAGACCTCCCGGCTCTGGGCCCGCGTCAACGCGAAGATCGAGCCGGAGTGGGTGGAGCCGCTCGCCGGGCACCTCCTCAAGCGCACCTACAGCGAACCGCACTGGGAGAAGGACCAGGCGGCGGTGATGGCGTACGAGAAGGTCACGCTGTACGGCGTACCGATCGTGGCGCAGCGCAAGGTGAACTACGGGCGGATCGATCCGGAGATCAGCCGCGAGCTGTTCATCCGCAACGCCCTGGTGGAGGGCGACTGGCGCACGCACCACAAGTTCTTCGCGGACAACCGCAAGCTGCTGACCGAGGTCGAGGAGCTGGAGCACCGGGCCCGGCGCCGGGACATCCTGGTCGACGACGAGACGCTGTACGACTTCTACGACCAGCGGGTGCCGGAACACGTCGTCTCGGGTGCGCACTTCGACTCGTGGTGGAAGCACAAGCGGCACGAGCAGCCCGACTTCCTCGACTTCGAGCGCGAGATGCTCATCAACGAGCGGGCGGGGGCGGTCACCAAGGACGACTACCCGGACTCCTGGCGGCAGGGGCCGCTGAAGTTCCGGGTGACGTACCAGTTCGAGCCGGGTGCGGACGCCGACGGCGTGACCGTGCACGTGCCGCTCCAGGTGCTCAACCAGGTCACGGACGAGGGCTTCGACTGGCAGATCCCCGGTCTGCGCGAGCAGGTCGTCACGGAGCTGATCCGCTCCCTGCCCAAGCCGGTCCGCCGCAACTACGTGCCCGCGCCGAACTACGCCCAGGCGTTCCTGGACCGTGCCGTGCCGCTCCAGGAGCCGCTGACGGTGACCATGGCGCGGGAGTTGAAGCGCATGGTGGGGGTGCCGTTCGACGCGGAGGACTTCGACTGGGCGAAGGTCCCCGACCACCTGAAGATCACGTTCCGGATCGTCGACGAGCGGCGGCGCAAGCTGGCCGAGGACAAGGACCTGGAGGCGCTGAAGCTCCGGCTGCGCCCGAAGGCGCGCAAGGCGCTCTCGCAGGCCGCCGCGGCCACCGCGGAGCGCAGCGGCGGCGAGTCCCTGGAGCGCTCCGGGCTGACGGACTGGACGATCGGCACGCTGACCCGGGTCTTCGAGACCCGCCGGGCGGGTCAGCCGGTGAAGGCGTATCCGGCGCTGGTGGACGACGGGCCGAAGGCGGACACCGTCTCCGTCCGCCTCTTCGACACCGAGGCCGAGCAGGCACAGTCGATGTGGAGGGGCACGCGGCGGCTGATCCTGCGCAACATCCCGGTCAATCCCGGGAAGTTCGCGTCCGAAAAGCTGACCAACCAGCAGAAGCTGGGCCTGTCCGCGAATCCGCACGGCTCGATCCAGGCGCTGTTCGACGACTGCGCCATGGCGGCGGCGGACAAGCTGATCGCGGACTTCGGCGGCCCGGCGTGGGACGAGGAGTCGTACCGCAAGCTCTACGACAAGGTCCGCGCGGAGATCGTCGACACGACGGTCCGTACGGTGGGCCAGGTACAGCAGGTGCTGGCGGCCTGGCAGGCCTGTGAGCGCCGCCTGAAGGCCGTGCGCAGTCCGGCGCTGCTGGCGAACCTCCAGGACGTGCGGGGGCAGCTGGACGCGCTGGTGAAGCCGGGCTTCGTGACGGAGGCGGGGATCGGGCGGCTGCCGGACCTGATGCGCTACCTGGTCGCCGCGGACCGCCGGCTGCAGCAGATGCCGACCGGCGTCCAGCGGGACACGTCCCGCATGGAGAAGGTCCACGAGATGCGGGACGAGTACGCGTGGCTCCTCGAGCAGATGCCGCAGGGGCGGCCGGTGCCGCGGCAGGTCCTGGACGTCCGCTGGATGATCGAGGAGCTGCGGGTCAGCTATTTCGCCCACGCGCTGGGCACGGCGTACCCGGTCTCCGACAAGCGGATCGTGAAGGCCATCGACGCCCTCGCACCCTGA